Genomic segment of Arachis stenosperma cultivar V10309 chromosome 4, arast.V10309.gnm1.PFL2, whole genome shotgun sequence:
CAGGTATGGTAGAAAAAAACACATGCATCATACATCACTTACTCAAATACCATATACCTAATGATAATAAATATTGGAATAGGAAAAGATCTTCACAATTTTAGCAACTATAAACGAAATTTATGACAAATTAGGATGAAACTGTGTTAAATGTAAAAAGTGTCAGAAGAAagcatatataaaaaaagaaacaattaCATTTGTGGCACATGTAATCAAACACCACAATATCCAACAATAAGGTAACTCAATATACTTTTCATAATCTCATCTATCAAATTATTAGTTGTTAACCAAATACTTATTTTAGGTTCAGAATTCAATTAAAGGTTTTAGATCAAAGTGTTACAACAACTTTTGAGACTTTTCTTTCCTCCTACTAATGCCATGTCAGCAATATTGCTCACTTGGCATAATTTTAGAATCAACCACTCAATTCTTGCCAAATCAACTATTATTTCCAAatcagcaaaaaaataaaatatacaaataaaaaactaaaaaatagaatCCGATAAATTTGTAACCTCCAAATACATTgaattcatatttttatatttattatatcttaccgttataaacaatacaataaatttataaccgcaacaattaatttataaagtaaaagtttaaaaaatgaaaaatatttttattataattatgttattatatcattttaatttttgccaATGTGTTATACCTCAAATAGCATAGTCTCCCATATTGGTCGCGAGTTCGAGTTTCTGTatatttggtaaaaaaaaaaataatcattttaatttttacttattattaaaaacaaattctattttattttaccaatataaattttgaaaagaatatttaaaaaaaaaacaaatttattaaaaaagtatcaaaacgaaaccaaaaaatatatgatattaGACATACATTttcatattaaatatatttatagtaTATAAGATGCATCATGGATGCATGTTTACCTCAAAACActaattaactattttctttttttactaaaaatgtTTAACTTTTAGCTTTTGTTGCGTATATTTGTACATATAAAATACATTATGCATAGATACAAatctaaatatataattattacaataattaTGTTGACTGCAATTTTAGAATATTATTATTTGGCACATTTTAGAATCAACCACGCAATTCTTGCCAAAtcactattattttttaaatcaacaaaaaaataaatatacaaataaaaactaaatagaATCCAATAAATGTAACCTCCAATACATAATtcatattatatttattatgtcttaccgttataaacaatataataaatttataaccgtaacaattaatttattgatttttaaataACTCACTAAAGGTAATAAATATCATATTACAAATGtcataataaatattaatcataataaattttacgttATAAGTATTTAAATTCCATATCATTTAAACTACATATATAAGTCTCTTATCATTATTCCTTTACATAACATCAAATttagcacaaaaaaattattttcgaactGCACATCTCAAACTTACTCAATAGAGCATCATTCTCTCAGAGCAGAACGATTAGATTTAATGGCCATGCAATGAAAATCTGATGATCAGGTATGGCAGAAAAAAATACAACATGCATCATACATTCATACTTACTCAAATACCATATACCTAATGATAACATAAATTGAATATTGGAATAGGAAAAGATCTTCACAATTTTAGCAACTATAAACGAAATTTATGACAAATTAGGATGAAACTGTGTTAAATGTAAAAAGTGTCAGAAGAAagcatatataaaaaaagaaacaattaCATTTGTGGCACATGTAATCAAACACCACAATATCCAACAATAAGGTAACTCAATATACTTTTCATAATCTCATCTATCAAATTATTAGTTGTTAACCAAATACTTATTTTAGGTTCAGAATTCAATTAAAGGTTTTAGATCAAAGTGTTACAACAACTTTTGAgacttttctttcctcttactAATGCCATGTCAGCAATATTGCTCACTTGGCATAATTTTAGAATCAACCACTCAATTCTTGCCAAATCAACTATTATTTCCAAatcagcaaaaaaataaaatatacaaataaaaaactaaaaaagaatCCGATAAATTTGTAACCTCCAATACATtgaattcatattttttattaatcttcCGTATAaaacaatacaataaatttataaccgcaacaattaatttataaagtaaaagtttaaaaaatgaaaattatattttattattataattatgtttattataatcattttaatttttgccaATGTGTTATACCTCAAATAGCATAGTCTCCCATATTGGTCGCGAGTTCGAGTTTCTGTatatttggtaaaaaaaataatcattttaatttttacttattattaaaaacaaattattttttttaccaatataaattttgaaaagaatatttgaaaaaaaaacaaatttattaaaaaagtatcaaaacgaaaccaaaaaatatatgatattaGACATACATTttcatattaaatatatttatagtaTATAAGATGCATCATGCATGCATGTTTACCTCAAAACActaattaactattttctttttttactaaaaatgtTTAACTTTTAGCTTTTGTTGCGTATATTTGTACATATAAAATACATTATGCATAGATACAAatctaaatatataattacaatAATTATGTTGACTGCAATTTTAGAATAATTATTATTTGGCACAATTTTAGAATCAACTACGCAATTCTTGCCAAATCAACTattaaatcaacaaaaaataaatatacaaataaaaactaaaatagaaTCCAATAAATTTGTACCTCCAAATACATTGAATTCATATTcctatattatattttataaacatacaataaatttataaccgtaacaattaattgattttttataataactCACTAAAGGTAAAATATCCATATTACAAATGtcataataatatattaatcataataaattttacgttATAAGTATTTAAATTACCATTTAAACTACATATATAAGTCTCTTGTCCTTTACATAACATCAAATttagcacaaaaaaattattttcgaactGCACATCTCAACTTACTCAATAGAGCATCATTCTCAGAGCAGAACGATTAGATTTAATGGCCATGCAATGAAAATCTGATGATCAGTATGGCAAAAAAAACACAACATGCATCATACATTCATACTTACTCAAATACCATATACCTAATGATAATAATGAATATTGGAATAGGAAAAGATCTTCACATTTTAGCAACTATAACGAATTTATGACAAATTAGGATGAAACTGTGTTAAATGTAAAAAGTGTCAGAAGAAagcatatataaaaaaaagaaacaattaCATTTGTGGCACATATAATCAAACACCACAATATCCAACAATAAGGTAACTCAATATACTTTTCATAATCTCATCTATCAAATTATTAGTTGTTAACCAAATACTTATTTTAGGTAAAAACTTATTGGGCACAACTGCTTTAATCTAATGACATTTCAGAAAAATAATGATATTGAAGCACCACCCCATCAAGAAATTAAGGAGAAAGAAAACCATATAAATTCAAGACACATCTTCGAAAGAAGAACATACATACAAAAATTGAACCAAATAACACAATAGAAAGTGCATCAAACTCATCAACAATTCATAAAGAACATGTCTTCACAAGAACCTAGCTacaacaaaaagaagaaagcacCAACTCTAACAACCAACAAAAGAAATGAGGACGAGCGCCACATAAAATGACTAAGTCCCTCAactaaaacaaatataaaaattaaaccaCCAAATAAAAATGTTACTTTATACAACTCCAACATCCAAATCTTTTGTAttacaaattatttaaaataaaacaccttttaaatttaacttcaatttacacatatttaatttatttcaacaaaacataacaattttgaatatttattatatactactATTAATTTACTGTCCCGCGCATCGCGCGGGTCTCATTCTAGTTATAATACAAAAAGAAGACACACTTGTTTATTTTGCAGtgattttgtgaaaattttataagaatatTTAACAAGAAGTTTAAGATACTATATCACAATTTAATTTGTGTTATAAAACACTGAAAACATTCAAAACTTGATGAACTGCTAATTAATTACCTGTTTCTCCAGCTCATAGAAGCTATTGCAAAGGACCCAATCAGCTTTGTCAATGTTTGAAAACTGATCCCTTAGCATTTGAAGAAAATCAGGATCTTCCTCATGGTTAAAGAAGAAACAAGGCATTTCACTATGTTGAAGTTGTGGCAACATGGGAAGTAACGAAACCTCATGATCATGTCTCAGTTTTCCAATATAGACATGGTAGCATATGGCATTTATAGGTAGATTCTGAGTGAGAAAAACAGCACCGACCACACCAAATTTTCTTGCAACATCAAGTGGCCATGTTAAGAATGAATCATAGACTATGCAATCTACAGGGTACCCTGTTCTAGCATGATTCTCTAGAAGCTCACCAAGATTTTGTGGCCCCACTTGACCAAAACGCTCCAAATAGACACTTAAATTCAGTGCTTCTCCATGCCTACCATTATCAAATCCATCTGAAATTGTCTCAAGTGAAATTGAATGTGGCAAATTCAGATTATTCTCTATGTTCTTGAAGTAAAATAGGGTGGTGACAAGTGTCACTCTTACACCTTCATGTTGCAAGCGCTTAGAGAATTGAATCATGGGATTCATGTGACCTTGTGCTGGATATGGTAGCACCACACAGTGCATAGTTTTTCTCATGCCTATTCTATTTTCCATTAATTTTTCCTCTCTGGATTTGAGCTATTCAAGGGTCAACCTATGAATTAGAATACTTAATAATACAGCACAAATGGATAAATTAGTGAAAACTTGTAAAACAAGTTAAGTtggtattatatttaaataacaGGACTTTATAATCAAAGTTTAATTAATGGACAATGACAGTTTTGTCCAGAAACTTGTTCATTGATTTTTCAAAGAAAGGAGAGTAGTAATTATCTGACTCTAAAacttattttataataattaaagtGGTACATTATTTGCCAAGGAAACACCacaacaaataattaaataagtaGTGGTGGTTGGTTGGTTCAATAACCTTTTAAACTATTCACAAATTCTATAATATTCTTATTGGAGCTTCCACCTTCACTAACAGCTTCAATAGCCAAATTCTTCAACTTCACAGCATTAATCCTAATCTCTTTGCCCTTATCACTTTCCATTAACTCCCTAATACAATCCTCCAATGCTTCCTTTCTCATAATCTTTTTCTCATCAACCATAGGCCTAATCCCCACTTTCCAAACATCAACAAGGTACTTAGCATTTGTAGCTTGATCTGACCATTGAGGCACAGCAATAACAGGAACACCCAAACTCAATGCTTCTAATGTAGAATTCCAACCACAATGTGTTACAAAACACCCAACAGCCTCATGAGACAAAACCTTTAGTTGAGAGCACCATGTCACTACTAAACCCTTTTCTGAATTCTTTGCAaaatcttttgggagttttgcTTCTTCTGAGGCTCTAACTACCCATAAGAAGTATCTACCACTATCTCTCAAACCATAAGCTACTTCTCTTATTTGTTCTTCGTCTAGCGGAACCAAACTTCCGAATGATACGTATAGAACGGACCCTTTTGCCTTCTTGTCTAGCCAATCCATACATTCTTCGCTCTTGAATTGTGTCACACCGTATTCTTCATCATCTTTAAGGCGTTTGTCTAAGAACATTGATGGTATGCTTGGTCCTATAGTCCTGAATTTTGGCCAGATCTCTGTTGTCCAATCAATTACCTACGAGCAATTTTTAATCACCAATCATCACACATTGAAAAAACATGTACACAGAAGAAAAGGTGAAAACTCATATGCAGTTGTTTTGTGTGCATGTAACATTTTTTATGAACAAAACAGTAACTAAAAGAATAACAATCAATCAAGAACTGTTAAATAGGAtaactaaatcaattaaaaaCTCAATTTGCAAATCTAAAACTGGTAAACTCATAAAGTTTCACAAATTAACTTGAAAATTGGAAAGGTCAATTAATATAGGGATCTAAGTTCTAAGTTCTAACACACAACAAAGAACTATTAAAACATGCAAAATCATAGTACTGCAAGAAGGGACCAGAAATCAGAACACCAAATAAATAAGTTGTGTAAAGCTGCATAAATTAATTACCTCTTTCTCCATCTCATAGAATGCATTACAGAGCACCCAATCAGCCTCATGAATGTTAGAAAACTGTTCAACAAGCATCTCAAGAAAAGAAGGATCTTCTTGATAGCTAAGGAAGAAAGAAGGCATGTCCCCATGTTGAAGCTTTGGTAACATAGGAATCAAAATCTCATCCTCAGTAAGTGGGGCCCTAAGCTTTCCAATATGAACATGATAGTAAACACTATTCACAGGCATATTCTGAGTAAGATAAGAAGCACCAGCTATACCAAATTTCTTAGCAACATCAAGAGCCCAAGGCATGAATGAATCATAGATTATGCAATCTACAGGGTACCCTGAAATAGCACACTTCTCTAGAACCTCACTTAAAGTTTGTGACCCTCTTTGAGCGAAAACTTCATTATAGACACTGAGTTTGAGTCCCTCACCATGTCTTCCATTGTCAAACCCATCTGAGATTGTCTCAAAGGACATTGAAGGTGGGAAATTCTTCAAGCTTTTGCCGTAGAATAGTGTTGTGACAAGTGTCACTTTTACACCCTCATGTAGCAAACGCTTGGAGAATTGAATCATGGGGTTTATGTGTCCTTGTGCAGGGTATGCTAGCACCACACAGTGCACTGCTTTGCCATTTTCCTTCTCCATTTTCTTTCTTCACACTCACTAACTCACTCTTTTTGTTCTTCTCCTTTTGCCTTTGACCTCTTTGGGATTTTGGGCTATTGGGATATGCTTAAATATAATATGCATGAGTTAGAGTACTGAGTCAAATTGTATACTTTCAACTTTAATTAACATcaggaaaaagaaaatttagtttcttttcaaagaaaaaaagaaaagttgaaGTTTACA
This window contains:
- the LOC130974241 gene encoding mogroside IE synthase-like, encoding MEKENGKAVHCVVLAYPAQGHINPMIQFSKRLLHEGVKVTLVTTLFYGKSLKNFPPSMSFETISDGFDNGRHGEGLKLSVYNEVFAQRGSQTLSEVLEKCAISGYPVDCIIYDSFMPWALDVAKKFGIAGASYLTQNMPVNSVYYHVHIGKLRAPLTEDEILIPMLPKLQHGDMPSFFLSYQEDPSFLEMLVEQFSNIHEADWVLCNAFYEMEKEVIDWTTEIWPKFRTIGPSIPSMFLDKRLKDDEEYGVTQFKSEECMDWLDKKAKGSVLYVSFGSLVPLDEEQIREVAYGLRDSGRYFLWVVRASEEAKLPKDFAKNSEKGLVVTWCSQLKVLSHEAVGCFVTHCGWNSTLEALSLGVPVIAVPQWSDQATNAKYLVDVWKVGIRPMVDEKKIMRKEALEDCIRELMESDKGKEIRINAVKLKNLAIEAVSEGGSSNKNIIEFVNSLKGY